In one window of Frigoriglobus tundricola DNA:
- the flgG gene encoding flagellar basal-body rod protein FlgG — MIKALFTSATGMTAQTTSIDNTANNIANVNTNGFKRGQVDFQDLIYVDLRPAGSTAAQGLTVPTGLQLGSGVRVADVTKIFTEGTLVNTQNPLDVAVEGDGFFQVTLPSGELRYTRDGGLKLNAQGNLVTSDGFLITPQISIPTSAVSIGIGSDGTVSVQNAGALNATTTLGQLTLARFQNPAGLSAQGRNLFAETASSGAPLLATPGQNGIGLTRQGFQERSNVDVVAELINLILAQRAYEFNTRAVRTADNMLASTTDLVR, encoded by the coding sequence GTGATCAAGGCTCTGTTCACCAGTGCGACGGGCATGACGGCCCAGACCACGTCCATCGACAACACGGCGAACAACATCGCCAACGTGAACACCAACGGGTTCAAGCGGGGCCAGGTCGACTTCCAGGACCTGATCTACGTCGACCTGCGGCCCGCGGGCTCGACCGCGGCCCAGGGGCTCACGGTGCCCACCGGCCTCCAGCTCGGCAGCGGGGTGCGCGTCGCCGACGTGACGAAGATCTTCACCGAGGGGACGCTGGTGAACACCCAGAACCCGCTCGACGTGGCCGTCGAGGGCGACGGGTTCTTCCAGGTGACGCTCCCCAGCGGCGAGCTGCGGTACACCCGCGACGGCGGGCTGAAGCTGAACGCCCAGGGGAACCTGGTCACCAGCGACGGCTTCCTCATCACCCCGCAGATCAGCATCCCGACGTCGGCGGTGTCGATCGGGATCGGCTCGGACGGCACCGTTTCGGTGCAGAACGCCGGCGCGCTGAACGCCACCACGACGCTCGGCCAGCTCACCCTGGCGCGGTTCCAGAACCCGGCCGGGCTGAGCGCGCAGGGCCGCAACCTGTTCGCCGAAACCGCGTCGAGCGGGGCGCCGCTGCTCGCCACCCCAGGCCAGAACGGCATCGGCCTCACCCGCCAGGGGTTCCAGGAGCGGTCGAACGTGGACGTGGTGGCCGAGCTGATCAACCTGATCCTCGCGCAGCGGGCCTACGAGTTCAACACCCGGGCGGTGCGCACGGCCGACAACATGCTCGCCTCGACGACCGACCTCGTGCGGTGA
- a CDS encoding DUF1501 domain-containing protein: MTSQRGLAAGRPIGRRRFLADLGMGFTGTALSAMLFEDGVARELPAAEATKAPARSVIWLFMVGGASHIETFDPKPALTKYADKTIAETPFEHVVREPRVTKNFRKFAGEARLGTKILRPQVGFRKRGRCGTEVCDWFPHIGDCVDDMAVVRSLWTTDFSHTAQALAHTGRIIIDGREPCLGSWAHYGLGTLNRDLPKFVVMGRPPSDFGGGYTSHQASYLGPEHDGVPVAVEPDRAVPYPPQGAGLTKEAQATEFELVGELNRLAAVEYPSDPVLRARIRSYELAFRMQSSFPDIVKLADEAEKTKALYGLDDPVTAPMGRQCLVARKLVERGVRFVQIYHGGAADDDNGLWDSHQELRKNTARRCREVDRPVAGLLKDLKQRGLLDSTLVVWATEFGRTPNVEPRPDGERDTEELRGRDHHIYGFSAWLAGGGIKGGVVHGATDELGFHAVENRHYVADLHATVLRQLGLDPQSLEVPGRKRLELERGRPIGEIIA; encoded by the coding sequence ATGACATCGCAACGAGGACTCGCCGCCGGTCGGCCGATCGGGCGCCGGCGGTTCCTGGCCGACCTCGGCATGGGCTTCACGGGCACCGCCCTCTCGGCCATGCTGTTCGAAGACGGCGTCGCCCGGGAACTACCGGCCGCGGAAGCGACGAAGGCGCCCGCCAGGAGCGTGATCTGGCTGTTCATGGTCGGCGGCGCGAGTCACATCGAGACCTTCGACCCGAAACCCGCGCTGACCAAGTACGCGGACAAGACGATCGCCGAGACCCCGTTCGAACACGTCGTCCGCGAACCGCGGGTGACCAAGAACTTCCGCAAGTTCGCCGGCGAGGCGCGGCTGGGGACCAAGATCCTGCGCCCCCAGGTCGGGTTCCGGAAGCGGGGCCGGTGCGGCACGGAGGTGTGCGACTGGTTCCCCCACATCGGGGACTGCGTGGACGACATGGCGGTCGTGCGGTCGCTCTGGACGACGGACTTCAGCCACACGGCCCAGGCGCTGGCCCACACCGGGCGCATCATCATCGACGGGCGCGAGCCGTGCCTGGGCTCGTGGGCGCACTACGGCCTGGGCACCCTCAACCGCGACCTGCCGAAGTTCGTCGTGATGGGCCGGCCGCCGAGCGACTTCGGCGGCGGCTACACGTCGCACCAGGCCAGCTACTTGGGGCCGGAACACGACGGCGTGCCGGTGGCGGTCGAGCCGGACCGCGCCGTACCGTACCCGCCGCAGGGGGCGGGGCTGACGAAAGAGGCGCAGGCGACCGAGTTCGAACTGGTGGGCGAGTTGAACCGGCTGGCGGCGGTCGAGTACCCGTCCGATCCCGTCCTGCGCGCCCGCATCCGGTCCTACGAACTGGCGTTCCGGATGCAGTCGTCGTTCCCCGACATCGTGAAGCTGGCCGACGAGGCCGAGAAGACCAAGGCGCTGTACGGCCTGGACGACCCGGTCACCGCGCCGATGGGGCGGCAGTGCCTCGTCGCCCGCAAGCTGGTCGAGCGCGGGGTCCGGTTCGTGCAGATCTACCACGGCGGGGCGGCGGACGACGACAACGGCCTGTGGGACTCGCACCAGGAGCTGCGGAAGAACACGGCCCGGCGGTGCCGGGAGGTCGATCGGCCCGTTGCCGGGCTGCTGAAGGACCTGAAGCAGCGGGGCCTGCTCGACAGCACGCTGGTGGTGTGGGCCACCGAGTTCGGGCGCACGCCGAACGTCGAACCGCGGCCGGACGGGGAACGGGACACCGAGGAGTTGCGCGGCCGGGACCACCACATCTACGGGTTTTCGGCGTGGCTGGCGGGCGGCGGGATCAAGGGCGGCGTGGTCCACGGGGCGACCGACGAGCTCGGGTTCCACGCCGTCGAGAACCGGCACTACGTGGCGGACCTGCACGCCACCGTTCTGCGGCAGCTCGGCCTGGACCCGCAAAGTCTGGAGGTGCCGGGCCGCAAGCGGCTCGAACTGGAGCGCGGGCGGCCGATCGGCGAGATCATCGCGTGA
- a CDS encoding flagellar protein FliS: MKPYQRYRRLDDAVHQTRMDALLALLDKVLERLDKAETALRAGNTTAAVPEIAKAQLIVVALASGVRAHVNTEINMTILRLYEFAVRHLTTPSLEGIATARTAIRTLRNGFEPLRTEANELERAGTIPALDRLQMVLATA, from the coding sequence ATGAAACCGTACCAACGATATCGCCGCCTCGACGACGCGGTTCACCAAACACGCATGGACGCGCTCCTCGCGCTCCTCGACAAAGTGCTCGAGCGCCTCGACAAGGCCGAGACCGCTCTCCGCGCCGGGAACACGACCGCGGCGGTCCCGGAGATCGCCAAGGCGCAACTGATCGTGGTCGCGCTGGCGTCCGGCGTGCGGGCTCACGTCAACACGGAGATCAACATGACGATCCTCCGGTTGTACGAGTTCGCCGTCCGCCACCTGACCACCCCGTCGCTCGAAGGGATCGCGACCGCCCGGACCGCGATCCGCACGCTGCGGAACGGGTTCGAGCCCCTGCGCACCGAAGCGAACGAGCTGGAGCGCGCCGGGACCATCCCCGCCCTCGACCGGCTCCAAATGGTCCTCGCGACCGCGTGA
- the flgA gene encoding flagellar basal body P-ring formation chaperone FlgA — protein sequence MRPLRLLFLAAGLVAPGAGARAADPVTIDLTPTAVVGRSIVTVGDVALISGGDAARDRVARTDVAELKARDAGTVVGRRAVEYRLLLAGFEPGAVRVTGAERAAVTAARRTVTVEEVATAVRAELGRQLPGGADAAVIELALPIVVKLPEVFADERLTITARPHGRPPVAGRVQMDTNIFANGEPLLALPVHLNLRPAGAAPPAGVTGAPGAWPPAPAGAPGADPNAILIQPRQRVEMLANGGGFKVTAIGEAQQAGRIGQTIPVQNVDSKRTVYARVTGPGTVEVDIGGAP from the coding sequence ATGCGGCCCTTACGCCTCCTGTTCCTCGCCGCGGGGCTGGTCGCACCCGGCGCCGGCGCCCGCGCCGCCGACCCGGTGACGATCGACCTCACCCCGACCGCCGTCGTCGGCAGGTCGATCGTGACGGTCGGCGACGTCGCCCTGATCTCCGGCGGGGACGCGGCCCGCGACCGCGTCGCCCGGACCGACGTCGCCGAGCTGAAGGCGCGCGACGCGGGCACGGTCGTCGGGCGCCGGGCCGTGGAGTACCGGCTCCTGCTGGCCGGGTTCGAGCCGGGCGCGGTCCGGGTGACCGGCGCGGAGCGCGCGGCGGTCACCGCCGCGCGGCGGACCGTGACGGTCGAGGAAGTGGCCACCGCGGTCCGGGCCGAGTTGGGCCGGCAGCTCCCCGGCGGGGCCGACGCGGCCGTGATCGAGCTGGCCCTGCCGATCGTGGTGAAGCTCCCGGAGGTGTTCGCCGACGAGCGCCTCACCATCACCGCGCGGCCGCACGGCCGCCCGCCGGTGGCCGGCCGCGTGCAAATGGACACGAACATTTTCGCGAACGGCGAACCGCTCCTCGCCCTCCCGGTTCACCTGAACCTGCGGCCGGCGGGGGCCGCCCCGCCGGCCGGTGTGACGGGCGCGCCGGGCGCGTGGCCCCCGGCCCCGGCCGGCGCCCCGGGGGCCGACCCCAACGCGATCCTGATTCAGCCGCGGCAGCGCGTCGAGATGCTGGCGAACGGCGGCGGGTTCAAGGTGACGGCCATCGGCGAGGCGCAACAGGCGGGCCGGATCGGCCAAACGATCCCCGTCCAGAACGTGGACTCGAAACGGACCGTCTACGCCCGGGTGACGGGGCCGGGGACGGTCGAAGTGGACATCGGAGGTGCCCCGTGA
- a CDS encoding flagellar hook-basal body protein — translation MIRGMYGAATALVAASEQQETIAYNLANSTAPGYRGRGLVTETFDRALGRATEPTGDTVGTRTVQAYHDFRPGPVQQTGHPYDLALGDPDRFFVVAGPNGPLYTRNGSFNRTADGRLVTPAGYALQGDGGAVTFPGDAVRVDIASDGSVTADGQPLGTVRLVRFADPQQLTAAGPTLYTAPPAAGLAEAPGRVAQGAREGSNVQPADAMVRLIIGSRYFDAAQRALRAMSESLQLSTKPTG, via the coding sequence ATGATCCGCGGGATGTACGGAGCCGCTACCGCCCTCGTGGCCGCCTCCGAACAGCAGGAGACGATCGCGTACAACCTGGCGAACTCGACGGCGCCGGGGTACCGCGGGCGCGGGCTCGTGACCGAGACGTTCGACCGCGCGCTCGGCCGCGCGACCGAGCCCACCGGCGACACCGTGGGCACCCGCACCGTGCAGGCGTATCACGACTTCCGCCCGGGTCCGGTCCAGCAGACCGGCCACCCCTACGACCTCGCCCTCGGCGACCCGGACCGGTTCTTCGTCGTCGCCGGGCCGAACGGCCCCCTTTACACGCGCAACGGCTCGTTCAACCGCACCGCGGACGGGCGGCTCGTGACCCCCGCCGGGTACGCCCTCCAGGGCGACGGCGGAGCGGTCACGTTCCCGGGCGACGCCGTCCGGGTCGACATCGCCTCGGACGGGAGCGTGACGGCCGACGGCCAGCCGCTCGGCACCGTTCGCCTCGTCCGCTTCGCCGACCCGCAACAGCTGACGGCGGCGGGTCCGACCCTGTACACGGCCCCGCCCGCCGCGGGCCTCGCGGAGGCGCCCGGCCGGGTGGCCCAGGGCGCGCGCGAGGGCTCGAACGTGCAACCGGCCGACGCGATGGTGCGGCTCATCATCGGCTCGCGGTACTTCGACGCCGCCCAGCGGGCGCTCCGCGCCATGTCCGAATCGCTCCAACTGAGCACCAAGCCGACCGGGTGA
- the flgK gene encoding flagellar hook-associated protein FlgK, whose translation MITAFAISTSALDTAQSALNVIGQNIANASTPGYHEQAVNLTSAYTPNANTGGTGTGVDVASITRYTAAPVDAAIVTANANQSSTNAQLGISQQIQTALNSGTGGIGDQLNSFFSAVDSLTTQPDSTALRQQLISTAGTLAGQLNTAASTLGQLRTSTGDQVTQGIAQVNKLAGQIAGLNKQIAASEAAGGQPNNLLDQRDSAINSLSQLIDVRTVNQPNGVVNVIGNGTGIVVGQIAATLQVGPDASGNLVVTQAGSAAPVTIGSGSVGAQIQAYNTGIPAASSQLDAFTSQLVQSVNQVQATGLGLKGPQTAATGSVSAASATAPLNSAGLPFPVQAGKLTVSVTDAAGNRTNTTISIDPTTDSLQSVATALNGVTGLQASVNAGNQLQIQAQSGYSFDFAGRDTSPASGAPVANPDTSGVLAALGVNGFFTGSSASSIAVNPALVSDPSQLAASTTGAAGDGTNLQRLSAVKTQALIGGQTLTNSFASQAASVGNTVQSLTDQQTAQTGVMQTLTAQQQSVSGVNTNTEFVNLLAYQKMTQAASEYFTTVNTAIGYVLNMIH comes from the coding sequence ATGATCACCGCCTTTGCGATCAGCACCTCGGCGCTCGACACCGCCCAGAGCGCGCTCAACGTCATCGGCCAGAACATCGCCAACGCCAGCACGCCCGGGTACCACGAACAAGCCGTCAACCTGACGAGCGCGTACACCCCGAACGCGAACACCGGGGGCACCGGCACCGGGGTGGACGTCGCCAGCATCACCCGGTACACCGCCGCCCCCGTCGACGCCGCCATCGTCACCGCCAACGCCAACCAGAGCTCGACCAACGCCCAACTCGGCATCAGCCAGCAGATCCAGACCGCCCTCAACAGCGGCACCGGGGGGATCGGCGACCAGTTGAACAGCTTCTTCAGCGCGGTCGATTCGCTCACCACCCAGCCGGACAGTACGGCGCTGCGGCAGCAGCTCATCTCCACCGCGGGCACCCTCGCCGGCCAGCTCAACACGGCCGCCAGCACCCTCGGCCAGTTGCGCACCAGCACCGGGGACCAGGTCACGCAAGGCATCGCCCAGGTCAACAAGCTGGCCGGCCAGATCGCGGGCCTGAACAAACAGATCGCCGCGAGCGAAGCGGCGGGCGGGCAGCCGAACAACCTGCTCGACCAGCGCGACTCGGCGATCAACAGCCTGTCGCAACTGATCGACGTCCGGACCGTGAACCAGCCGAACGGCGTGGTGAACGTGATCGGCAACGGGACCGGGATCGTGGTCGGCCAGATCGCGGCCACGCTCCAGGTCGGCCCGGACGCGTCCGGGAACCTGGTCGTCACGCAGGCCGGATCGGCCGCGCCGGTGACGATCGGGTCCGGGAGCGTCGGCGCCCAGATCCAGGCGTACAACACCGGCATCCCGGCCGCGAGTTCGCAACTCGACGCGTTCACCAGCCAACTGGTGCAGTCGGTGAACCAGGTCCAGGCCACCGGGCTCGGGCTCAAGGGGCCGCAGACCGCCGCCACGGGCAGCGTGAGCGCCGCATCGGCCACGGCGCCCCTCAACAGCGCGGGGCTCCCCTTCCCGGTCCAGGCCGGGAAACTGACCGTGAGCGTGACGGACGCGGCCGGGAACCGCACGAACACCACGATCAGCATCGACCCGACGACGGACTCGCTCCAGTCGGTCGCCACCGCCCTCAACGGCGTTACCGGGCTCCAGGCGTCGGTGAACGCCGGCAACCAGCTCCAGATTCAGGCGCAATCGGGGTACTCGTTCGATTTCGCCGGCCGGGACACGAGCCCGGCCAGCGGCGCACCGGTGGCGAACCCGGACACGTCCGGTGTGCTCGCGGCGCTCGGCGTCAACGGGTTCTTCACCGGCTCGTCGGCGAGCAGCATCGCGGTGAACCCGGCGCTCGTGTCCGACCCGAGCCAGCTCGCCGCGTCCACCACGGGCGCGGCGGGCGACGGCACCAACCTCCAGCGGCTCTCCGCGGTGAAGACCCAGGCGCTGATCGGCGGCCAGACCCTGACCAACAGCTTCGCCAGCCAGGCCGCGTCCGTGGGCAACACCGTTCAGTCCCTCACCGACCAGCAGACCGCCCAGACCGGGGTGATGCAGACCCTGACGGCCCAACAGCAGTCGGTGAGCGGGGTGAACACGAACACCGAATTCGTCAACCTGCTCGCCTACCAAAAGATGACCCAGGCCGCGTCCGAGTACTTCACCACCGTGAACACGGCCATCGGGTACGTGTTGAACATGATCCATTGA
- the flgN gene encoding flagellar export chaperone FlgN: MDSHHSHRSLTASLLRHLESEEALLRAALSNVTGLNAALLRGDLASGRAICAGQPALADALHTAADARGAAAAALARELGLAAAGVTLAALAERLAPDLQAEILAARTRLTALTSDLTAIQARNANLTAHLRSFFRGVLSELTAADAPPRYGPTGRRI, from the coding sequence ATGGACTCACACCACTCGCACCGGTCGCTCACGGCCAGCCTGCTCCGGCACCTCGAAAGTGAGGAGGCGCTCCTCCGCGCGGCCCTGTCGAACGTGACCGGGCTCAACGCGGCGCTCCTCCGCGGCGACCTGGCGAGCGGGCGCGCGATCTGTGCGGGGCAGCCGGCCCTGGCCGACGCGCTGCACACCGCTGCCGATGCGCGGGGGGCCGCCGCCGCCGCCCTGGCGCGCGAGCTCGGGCTCGCGGCCGCCGGGGTGACGCTCGCCGCACTGGCGGAGCGGCTGGCCCCGGACCTCCAGGCCGAAATCCTCGCCGCCCGCACCCGCCTCACCGCCCTCACCTCCGACCTGACCGCGATTCAGGCGCGGAACGCAAATCTCACCGCCCACCTTCGATCATTCTTCCGTGGCGTGCTGTCGGAGCTGACAGCGGCCGACGCCCCGCCGCGCTACGGCCCGACGGGGCGCCGGATCTGA
- a CDS encoding rod-binding protein — MLGTEGISPAVTLSPPLAAKPGATVKGAADAKLRDMAKEMEATFISMLLKEMRQTLEPDGGLFPGDSGDVQGGLFDLYMSKHLADAGGIGMAAALLRQMQPAGATPTPINHGLTPLAPVAHGQPAPAPRK, encoded by the coding sequence ATGCTGGGGACAGAAGGAATTTCACCCGCGGTCACACTTTCTCCGCCGCTCGCCGCCAAACCAGGTGCTACGGTAAAGGGTGCGGCCGACGCGAAGCTGAGGGACATGGCGAAGGAGATGGAGGCCACCTTCATCTCCATGCTCCTTAAGGAAATGCGGCAGACGCTCGAACCGGACGGCGGCCTGTTCCCCGGCGACAGCGGCGACGTGCAGGGCGGCCTCTTCGACCTGTACATGAGCAAGCACCTGGCCGACGCCGGCGGCATCGGGATGGCTGCGGCGCTGTTGCGCCAGATGCAACCGGCCGGGGCCACTCCGACCCCAATCAATCATGGACTCACACCACTCGCACCGGTCGCTCACGGCCAGCCTGCTCCGGCACCTCGAAAGTGA
- a CDS encoding flagellar basal body L-ring protein FlgH, translating into MKRFAFALLLLVLTALSVGRADSIWDRRDPRYGYLFQDTRARNIGDALTVAISESTVANEQDQRTLSRTTSGSGSVQLFSPLTTAASTGAAATAGTAGNTLIQFPTQTTALSFAGNAQNTTNHVFTDTMGVVVVDILPNGNLVVEGYRSRVVEGEERMLRLTGIVRQADIGVGNVVPSNNIANFRITYLGRGYTTNTTRPGLLTRLAGALRLF; encoded by the coding sequence GTGAAACGGTTCGCATTCGCGCTCCTTCTCCTGGTGCTGACCGCCCTCTCGGTCGGCCGCGCCGATTCGATCTGGGACCGCCGCGACCCGCGGTACGGGTACCTGTTCCAGGACACCCGCGCCCGGAACATCGGGGACGCGCTGACCGTCGCGATCAGCGAGTCGACCGTGGCCAACGAGCAGGACCAGCGGACCCTGAGCCGGACGACGAGCGGCAGCGGCAGCGTGCAGCTCTTCTCCCCCCTGACCACGGCCGCGAGCACCGGTGCCGCCGCCACCGCGGGGACCGCCGGCAACACGCTGATCCAGTTCCCGACCCAGACCACGGCGCTGTCGTTCGCCGGGAACGCGCAGAACACGACCAACCACGTGTTCACCGACACGATGGGCGTGGTGGTGGTGGACATCCTGCCCAACGGCAACCTCGTCGTGGAGGGCTACCGGAGCCGCGTGGTGGAGGGCGAGGAGCGGATGCTCCGCCTCACCGGCATCGTGCGCCAGGCGGACATCGGCGTGGGGAACGTGGTCCCGTCCAACAACATCGCCAACTTCCGCATCACCTACCTGGGCCGCGGCTACACGACCAACACCACCCGGCCGGGGCTCCTCACGCGCCTGGCCGGCGCGCTGCGGCTCTTCTAA
- a CDS encoding flagellin N-terminal helical domain-containing protein, which yields MRVTSFSQTTNAIAYIEQQSATLAQVQNQVSTGIRVNQPSDDPVAFAQISQVKATSARLTTYTQNISTATSTLNNSVSTLTNVNNLLVQAQQLAQEGADASTNSTQTNRAALATQVNSLINQALSDANSQPDGRSLYAGTATGTVPFTVATTNANGEPETIAYNGTAQSASVITGENQTVNTRYAGNTVFQQSGADVFQALVGLRDNLENTSLSSNQLSAALNQSITQLTAARGAINDVTGKQSADLSTLQTLTNTISTTQTATQDQLSTLQSTDYASAVVQLQAQQTQLQAIYASTAQLLQPGFLSFIQTATA from the coding sequence GTGCGCGTAACCAGCTTTTCCCAAACGACCAACGCGATCGCGTACATCGAACAGCAGAGCGCGACGCTCGCACAGGTTCAGAACCAGGTTTCGACGGGCATCCGGGTGAACCAGCCCTCGGACGACCCGGTCGCGTTCGCCCAGATCAGCCAGGTCAAGGCCACGTCCGCGCGGCTCACGACGTACACGCAGAACATCTCAACCGCCACTAGCACACTCAACAACAGCGTCAGCACCCTCACGAACGTGAACAACCTGCTCGTGCAGGCGCAGCAGCTCGCCCAGGAGGGCGCCGACGCGAGCACCAACAGCACCCAGACCAACCGGGCCGCACTGGCGACCCAGGTGAACAGCCTGATCAACCAGGCGCTCAGCGACGCCAACTCCCAACCGGACGGGCGCTCGCTCTACGCCGGCACGGCGACGGGCACGGTGCCGTTCACGGTCGCGACGACCAACGCCAACGGCGAACCGGAGACGATCGCGTACAACGGGACCGCCCAGAGCGCCAGCGTCATCACCGGGGAGAACCAGACGGTGAACACGCGGTACGCGGGCAACACCGTGTTTCAGCAGTCCGGCGCGGACGTGTTCCAGGCGCTCGTCGGGTTGCGCGACAATCTCGAGAACACGTCGCTGTCCTCCAACCAGCTGTCCGCGGCGCTGAACCAGTCGATCACCCAGTTAACAGCGGCCCGAGGGGCGATCAACGACGTCACGGGTAAACAGTCGGCGGACCTGTCCACGCTCCAGACGCTCACCAACACGATCAGCACCACCCAGACGGCCACCCAGGACCAGTTGAGCACCCTCCAGAGTACCGACTACGCTTCGGCGGTCGTGCAGTTGCAGGCCCAGCAGACGCAGCTCCAGGCGATCTACGCCAGCACCGCCCAACTGCTCCAGCCGGGGTTCCTCAGTTTCATACAGACGGCCACCGCGTGA
- a CDS encoding flagellar basal body P-ring protein FlgI yields MYRLVIAAAAVALVAVRPAPADVRIKDVTDVSGARSNQLFGFGLVVGLGGTGSRSTFTQDVAVQALQRLGQTTQIFSQQPAESVIRSTSIAAVLVTAEIGPFVRKGGRLDVTVSVIDDSTSLQGGTLIFTPLRGADGNVYALAQGPLSIGGFSVTAGGGAGSGIQKNHLNVGRIPGGAIIEKEAPGELVRDGRATLLLKEPDFNTARLIAKVINERYPNTAQAADPGAVVLCPPADLCKTPTQLIAEVGLLEVRPDTPARVVINERTGTIVAGEHVSIGNAGIAHGNLYIGISFNPLVSQPAPLSAGTTAVVPRTQVSSTEQQARLINVPKATTVAEVSRALNALGVTPRDLISIFQNMKKAGALHAELIIE; encoded by the coding sequence ATGTACCGACTCGTGATCGCCGCCGCCGCCGTCGCCCTCGTGGCCGTCCGCCCGGCGCCGGCCGACGTGCGGATCAAGGACGTGACCGACGTGTCCGGGGCGCGCAGCAACCAGTTGTTCGGGTTCGGCCTGGTCGTGGGGCTCGGCGGCACCGGGAGCCGGAGCACCTTCACCCAGGACGTCGCGGTCCAGGCGCTCCAGCGGCTGGGCCAGACGACCCAGATCTTCAGCCAGCAGCCGGCCGAATCGGTCATCCGCTCGACGAGCATCGCGGCGGTGCTGGTGACGGCCGAGATCGGCCCGTTCGTCCGCAAGGGCGGGCGGCTCGACGTGACCGTCTCGGTCATCGACGACAGCACCAGCCTGCAGGGCGGGACGCTCATCTTCACCCCGCTCCGCGGGGCCGACGGGAACGTGTACGCGCTGGCCCAGGGGCCGCTGTCGATCGGCGGCTTCTCCGTCACCGCGGGCGGCGGCGCCGGCAGCGGCATCCAGAAGAACCACCTGAACGTCGGCCGCATCCCCGGCGGCGCGATCATCGAGAAGGAGGCACCGGGCGAGCTGGTGCGGGACGGCCGGGCGACGCTGCTGCTCAAGGAGCCGGACTTCAACACGGCCCGGCTGATCGCCAAGGTGATCAACGAGCGGTACCCGAACACGGCGCAGGCGGCCGACCCCGGGGCGGTGGTCCTGTGCCCGCCGGCCGACCTGTGTAAGACCCCGACCCAGCTCATCGCGGAGGTCGGGCTGCTCGAGGTCCGCCCGGACACCCCCGCCCGCGTCGTCATCAACGAGCGGACCGGTACCATCGTCGCCGGCGAACACGTTTCGATCGGCAACGCCGGCATTGCGCACGGGAACCTGTACATCGGTATCTCGTTCAACCCGCTCGTCTCACAACCCGCCCCGCTGTCCGCCGGGACCACTGCGGTCGTTCCCCGCACCCAGGTCTCCAGCACCGAACAGCAGGCGCGGCTCATCAACGTGCCGAAGGCGACCACCGTCGCGGAGGTGTCGCGGGCCCTGAACGCGCTCGGGGTGACGCCGCGGGACCTGATCTCCATCTTCCAGAACATGAAGAAGGCCGGGGCTTTGCACGCGGAGCTGATCATCGAGTGA